AGCCAACCCAACGTACAAAGAAGTCTGCACCGGAACAACCGGCCATGCGGAGTGCGTAGAAGTAACCTATGATCCCAGGAAAGTGACTTATGCGGAATTGCTGCAAGCGTTCTTCCGCAGCCACGACCCGACCTCGCTGAACCGCCAGGGCGCCGACGTGGGTACGCAATACCGTTCGGTGATTTTCTACCACAACGACGAGCAGAAGCAACTGGCCGAAACCGTTAAGAAGGAGTTGAACGAGTCTGGCGCCTACGACAAGCCCATTGTAACAGAAATCAGCCCGGCTTCGACGTTCTACGTGGCCGAAGATTACCACCAGAGCTATTTCGCCAACAACCCCGAGCAAGGCTACTGTGCTTTTGTGATTGCACCGAAGCTGGATAAGTTCCGCAAGGTGTTCAAGGATAAGCTCAAAAGCAGCGAGCTCTCAAGCCACTGAACACTGCACTGATTCTGAAAAAAGCCCCGAAAGGGGCTTTTTTCATTTGTGCGCTACCGGGTTATCTCTCCGAAGAAATCGTTTTGCGGAACGCACGGTCTGTCCCTAAATGAA
This Larkinella insperata DNA region includes the following protein-coding sequences:
- the msrA gene encoding peptide-methionine (S)-S-oxide reductase MsrA, with the protein product MEKATFGTGCFWCTEAMFESLDGVSEAVSGYEGGTKANPTYKEVCTGTTGHAECVEVTYDPRKVTYAELLQAFFRSHDPTSLNRQGADVGTQYRSVIFYHNDEQKQLAETVKKELNESGAYDKPIVTEISPASTFYVAEDYHQSYFANNPEQGYCAFVIAPKLDKFRKVFKDKLKSSELSSH